The region CATATCTACGCATCTTGGGAAGTACAGAGCCGGAACTGCATGGGAGGCTCTAAGCTGAAGCTTGCTGAAGTGGAACTTGTTCGCATCGAATTTTATGAACCGTCCCTCACCGTAGTCTATTCCGATGAAGCCGACGACTCCTCCAAAATTCATGACGTCAAGAACTTCGGGAATCACGTAAGGCGGTGCGGTTACGAGAGCTCTATCGACTCCGCCCTTAGGGAATTTATAGGAGCTGATCGGGGTCTTGTCGACGAATATGACATCCTCCACTCCGAAGCTCTTTGCGACATCAATCCTTATCTTAGATCTTGAATGGTTGGCGACAAAGATTCTTCTAGCTCCCATGGCTTTGACTATCTGAACGGCCATGAGACCGATCGGGCCTAGGCCAACGACCAGCACGTCGTCGTTCAGCTTGGGATCAACCGTGTATGTGAGGTCCAGCGCAACTCCCATTGGCTCGACGAGAGATGCCTCCTCAAAAGGAACTCCCTCGAAGGGAACTGCATTTTGCTTGTCAATTATTACCTTCTCGGCAAAGCCCATCGTGAGATTCTCTTTTTCGGCCCTTATGAAGACGTTGGGCGCTCTGTCATGGCAGAGATCTACTCTCCCGTTTCTGCAGTCCTCGCAAGTCCCGCAAAAGGAGCCGCTTTCTACCAGCACGCTCTGACCGACCTCGACATTTTCTACATTTGAACCAACTTCTTCTACAATGCCGACTATCTCGTGGCCGAAAGTTTGCCAGTCTTTGGCTTCGGTTCTAGCTGTGTGAAGATCTGTTCCGCAGATTCCCGAGGCCTTTATCTTCAGCAGTACGTCATTTGGTTCCAGAGGGGGAAGATCTACCTCCCGGATCTCGAATTTAAACGGTGATTTCACAAACGCGGCTTTCAAATAGACACCCCCTACAGCTCTAGATTGGAACTGGAGATTATCTCTTCTATCCTTTCGTATAGGTCATCATTCATATCCCATTCGACGGCGCCGAGATTCTGCTCTATCTGTTCGACCTTCTGAGCACCCGCGATAACCGATGTAACCGCTTCATTTCGGATAAGCCAGTTTATAGCTATGTGACTCAGAGGCTTACCTATCTCATG is a window of Mesotoga infera DNA encoding:
- a CDS encoding L-threonine dehydrogenase, whose amino-acid sequence is MKAAFVKSPFKFEIREVDLPPLEPNDVLLKIKASGICGTDLHTARTEAKDWQTFGHEIVGIVEEVGSNVENVEVGQSVLVESGSFCGTCEDCRNGRVDLCHDRAPNVFIRAEKENLTMGFAEKVIIDKQNAVPFEGVPFEEASLVEPMGVALDLTYTVDPKLNDDVLVVGLGPIGLMAVQIVKAMGARRIFVANHSRSKIRIDVAKSFGVEDVIFVDKTPISSYKFPKGGVDRALVTAPPYVIPEVLDVMNFGGVVGFIGIDYGEGRFIKFDANKFHFSKLQLRASHAVPALYFPRCVDMIKSGAVNVKPLITDTFKLEDIGEMMVKAENEKDKVIKAVMLD